The DNA segment TTCCGGCCGGACGTGCTGCTGCTCATCGACTATCCCGGTTTCAACCTGCGCTTCGCCAAGGCGGTGAAGAAGGAATGCCCGGAGGTGAAGCAGGTCTATTACATCAGCCCGCAGGTTTGGGCGTGGAACAAGAAGCGCATCCCGAAGATGGTCGCGCTGCTGGACCAGATGATGTGCCTGTTCCCGTTCGAGGAACCCATTTTCGCCAATGCCGGACTGAAGACGAAATTCGTCGGCCATCCGCTGGTGGATGAGCTTGAGGAACGGAGGATGGATGTCACGCGGGAGGAGTCCCTGGTGGGTCTGTTCCCCGGGAGCCGTGAGCGGGAGGTGTCCTCCCTGTTCCCGATGATGGTGGAGTCCGCGAAACAGCTCCACGGCTGGCGGCACGGCCTGCGGTTCGAAGCACCCGCCGCGTCCACTAAGCTCGCGGAAATCATGCGTGGAATGGTGCGGGAGGCGGGGGCGGATGCCTTTGTCACCGTGACGGACGGCGGAGCCCATGCCCTGATGCAGCGGGCGGCGTGCGGGGTGATCGCCAGTGGCACGGCGACCCTGGAGGCGGCCTATTACGGCCTGCCCTATTGCCTGGTCTACAAGGTGGCCGGGCTGACGTACGTGATGGCGAAGCTGCTGGTGAAGATCAAGTTCATCGGCATCGTGAACATTCTGGCGGAGGAACAGGTGGTTGAGGAATTCATCCAGGGGGAGGCGGAACCGGAGAAGGTGGTGCCTGCACTGAAGCGCTTCATCGAAGATCCCGGGACCCGTGTGGCGTTGCAGGTCCGGCTGGCGGAGACGTCGGCGAAGCTGGGTGGTCTGGGGGCCCACGCGCGGGCGGCTGAGGTGGTTGCCGGATGGCTGCCCTGATTACGCTGCTTTTTTGGTCCTTGGGGGTTGCGTTCCCCGGGCGAGTGGTTATTGAAGGCGCGTGAAGAAAATTTTCCTGATCGCGCTGCCTCTCTGTGTGCTTGGATTTTCCTGCGAGCGCCACGAT comes from the Luteolibacter sp. SL250 genome and includes:
- the lpxB gene encoding lipid-A-disaccharide synthase encodes the protein MSGRVYVVAGELSGDAHGAGLLRSLLERKPGTEVAGVGGPQMAEVAGTKDWVEDAAVMGVWEVLKRYGWFKERFGEMLEEVKRFRPDVLLLIDYPGFNLRFAKAVKKECPEVKQVYYISPQVWAWNKKRIPKMVALLDQMMCLFPFEEPIFANAGLKTKFVGHPLVDELEERRMDVTREESLVGLFPGSREREVSSLFPMMVESAKQLHGWRHGLRFEAPAASTKLAEIMRGMVREAGADAFVTVTDGGAHALMQRAACGVIASGTATLEAAYYGLPYCLVYKVAGLTYVMAKLLVKIKFIGIVNILAEEQVVEEFIQGEAEPEKVVPALKRFIEDPGTRVALQVRLAETSAKLGGLGAHARAAEVVAGWLP